In Kryptolebias marmoratus isolate JLee-2015 linkage group LG22, ASM164957v2, whole genome shotgun sequence, the sequence TGCTGCTGAAATTGGACACATAAATAACTACTCTCATATTGTCTATTGCATGATAATTTTTACTTGGAAACGAAGCTGCAGGATTACTGTAGGGGAACCACACAGAAAGCAATTtatgatggaaaaaataaatatttggagATGCTGACTTACACTGACAAGACTCATTAGATCATTTAATACATCATTatctggaagaagaaaaaaaagagagagagactcaCGTGTGAGGTAAAGAGTTTCTGAGAAGCCAAAATGACAGGAGATGATGCTCTGAACAGGTGCAAGTCCACCAGGATGAGAGTTGAAGAAGGAGCTGATCATGATAATAACCAGAGcgtttctgtcagaaacagcAGCGAGGGGTGAACAGCTATATTTGGGCTGCTGGAGCCCTTTGGGTGCCAGAGACCCTCTGAGTATCGAGCTCTGCTGTCACACAGTGGTGAAattattacattacatttcGGAAGTACAATCGGCAAAGCACTGagcaaacaaagaagaagaaggttttACTTTATTGCcactgaaatttaaaacaagaccAAAGTTGTTGGAGATAATCTTTGTTTATTAGTGATTTTATGCCATCATTTAGCTAAAAACAGTCTCCAGATCGGACTGTGGTTGCAGTTTACATTGTGTGCTTAGAGAGGATTGcactcttttgttttgtctgatttcaGGACCATCTTGGCAGAGCAGGTCTCTTTATCTATGACCAGCTCACACTCCTCGGGACCGTCTTCAACGTTTTCTTTAGGGATCCtgagacacaaaacacaaaatacataaCGTCAGAAAATGCTTTTATAAAATCAGAGACTGCAAAATACACATTAAGGATGGAGAAATTGGGAAATAATAGAGTTATTGACTTCTTTTTTGCATATGAGAGGAAAATGTTTTCCCAAATGATGGAAATCTTACAGGTTGCAGCAGCTCAGACCCGCCTTTGTGCAGGAGCACTCCACGCAGTCCTTCACCCAATAAGATCCAAACGCGTGCTGCTTTCCATCTTTATCCACACACCCTGTTCGCAAACAAATGAAACCACAGATCAtagaaactgttgtttttgcttttcataCTCTGATAAGTTCATGACGGCAGCCAAATTAGTCTGCATGTTGATGATTAGCTCTCAGTCATGTGGCACCATTATTAAGAACAAAACACTGAGTTGTTCAGTATCTAAATGTGCAGCAAAATAGTTTTACAGCCCATACTCTgacaaagttgggacattgtgtaaatgCATTATAACTGTAAACGATGAAATATTCAGTTGCCCCAATTTTCctttgaggaacattattccaACATTATTCCtctgtttttatacagttttttgcagactggtgaacctctgctcatctttacttctgagaaattcagcctctctaaaatgctctttttatacccagtcttcttactgacctattgccaaataaaataatttatagcaa encodes:
- the LOC119616590 gene encoding beta-microseminoprotein gives rise to the protein MYNFGDNVAASLHVLVCLLGLFVLCHSDSDCSFQELVTGDLKNPPEGCVDKDGKQHAFGSYWVKDCVECSCTKAGLSCCNLIPKENVEDGPEECELVIDKETCSAKMVLKSDKTKECNPL